A genomic segment from Verrucomicrobiaceae bacterium encodes:
- the vanZ gene encoding VanZ family protein: MPRWLPLLLLFILVGYIVYLADTRSFPLWFYRMQMDWGVDKIGHFALMGGLAWCANDALGWRQWQVGSMALWTGSWVIFVLVALEEASQHWIPGRNCDWRDLLADFLGILVAGRLAPRSVGAS, encoded by the coding sequence ATGCCCCGCTGGCTTCCTTTGCTGCTTTTATTCATTTTGGTGGGCTACATCGTCTATCTGGCAGATACGCGGTCTTTTCCGCTGTGGTTCTACCGGATGCAGATGGACTGGGGGGTGGATAAAATAGGCCATTTTGCCCTGATGGGTGGTCTGGCGTGGTGTGCGAATGATGCGCTGGGCTGGCGGCAGTGGCAGGTGGGCTCCATGGCGCTCTGGACGGGCTCCTGGGTCATTTTCGTGCTGGTAGCGCTGGAGGAGGCTAGTCAGCACTGGATTCCTGGCCGCAACTGCGACTGGAGGGACCTGCTCGCAGATTTTTTGGGCATCCTGGTGGCTGGGCGGCTTGCTCCCCGGAGTGTGGGGGCGTCATGA
- a CDS encoding SDR family oxidoreductase — MSSLHGSSILIMGGTTGLGLSAAHKLIAAGARVIVTSRSQENVDAALAALGPQARGFAADASTPEAAEEGVRLAVEHFGRLDALYHVAGGSGRRHGDGPLHEMTDAGLRYTLDLNLNSVIYSNRAAIRQFLLQGSGGVILNMASVLAWSPSPAFFASHAYAAAKAGIIGFSKSIAAYYAAQNIRVNVIAPALVETPMSQRAVSDSEIMRFISTKQPLDGGRVGHPQDCDAAALLLLSAGSSFITGQVLAVDGGWTVSEGQLDHPAAAQSAS; from the coding sequence ATGTCCTCACTCCACGGTAGCAGCATCCTCATCATGGGCGGCACGACAGGCCTCGGGCTCTCCGCCGCGCATAAACTCATCGCCGCCGGTGCCCGCGTCATCGTCACCAGCCGCTCGCAGGAGAACGTGGACGCCGCACTCGCAGCGCTCGGCCCTCAGGCACGGGGATTCGCAGCAGATGCCTCCACACCCGAGGCAGCGGAAGAGGGTGTACGCCTCGCCGTAGAGCACTTTGGCAGGCTCGATGCCCTCTACCATGTCGCTGGAGGCAGTGGACGCCGGCACGGAGATGGTCCTCTGCATGAAATGACCGATGCAGGCCTCCGCTACACCCTCGATCTCAATTTAAACTCCGTCATTTACTCCAATCGGGCCGCGATCCGGCAATTCCTCCTCCAGGGCAGCGGCGGTGTGATCCTGAATATGGCCAGCGTGCTCGCCTGGTCGCCCTCTCCCGCATTCTTCGCCTCGCATGCCTATGCAGCAGCAAAAGCAGGCATCATCGGCTTTAGCAAAAGCATCGCCGCCTACTACGCGGCTCAAAACATCCGCGTCAACGTCATCGCCCCAGCCTTGGTCGAGACCCCCATGTCCCAGCGAGCCGTCTCGGACAGCGAGATCATGCGCTTCATCTCCACCAAGCAACCGCTCGATGGCGGGCGTGTCGGCCACCCACAGGACTGTGATGCCGCCGCACTGCTGCTGCTCTCCGCAGGATCGAGCTTCATCACCGGCCAAGTCCTCGCCGTCGATGGCGGCTGGACAGTCAGCGAAGGGCAGCTCGATCACCCCGCCGCCGCCCAGTCAGCATCATGA
- a CDS encoding N-acetylmuramoyl-L-alanine amidase, producing the protein MRKHAPLFLPLALLIGIILAACGTPHDAARIRRWEARFSDADLRQNISPDQLLAECQVKIDLIPPGTVGRRYFRPMNVRYITIHSTQNYSGDAYNHATALKRGALRATRRPGGNRIGFLTWHFTVQDNIAIQHLPCREQGEHADFDGPGNNYSIGIEMCEHRGNDLATTIDRTARLAAYLMRAYNIPLSHVVPHYHWPRAGQNPAHKDCPHFLLDHGRPGATWNWFKGRVHMHFNRLNGTPATPLG; encoded by the coding sequence ATGCGGAAACACGCCCCTCTTTTCCTGCCACTTGCGCTGCTCATCGGCATCATCCTCGCTGCATGCGGGACGCCTCATGATGCCGCACGCATCCGCCGCTGGGAGGCACGCTTCAGCGATGCAGATCTGCGTCAAAACATCTCGCCAGATCAGCTTCTCGCCGAGTGCCAGGTCAAAATCGACCTCATCCCCCCAGGCACCGTAGGCAGGCGCTACTTCCGCCCGATGAATGTGCGCTACATCACCATCCACAGCACACAGAACTACTCGGGGGATGCCTACAATCACGCCACGGCCCTCAAGCGCGGTGCCCTCCGTGCGACACGCCGCCCCGGTGGGAACCGCATCGGCTTCCTCACCTGGCACTTCACCGTGCAGGACAACATCGCCATCCAGCACCTCCCCTGCCGCGAGCAGGGTGAGCACGCCGACTTCGATGGCCCTGGGAACAACTACAGCATCGGCATCGAAATGTGCGAGCACCGTGGCAATGACCTCGCCACCACCATTGACCGCACCGCACGCCTCGCGGCCTATCTGATGCGTGCTTACAACATCCCACTCAGCCACGTCGTCCCACACTATCACTGGCCGCGTGCGGGCCAAAATCCCGCGCACAAAGACTGCCCCCACTTCCTCCTCGACCATGGTCGCCCAGGTGCCACCTGGAACTGGTTCAAAGGCCGCGTCCACATGCACTTCAATCGCCTCAACGGCACCCCTGCCACACCGCTCGGTTGA
- the rho gene encoding transcription termination factor Rho — MPEEDTQAAAEAETKPKRKPAAKKAAVKKPVAKKAAAKKAPSKAPAPAPVAAPAPVAAPEPEKAPKAPKAPAAKKAAPRKKKAPTAEISPELPLEEKTPAPAPAAQIEAPVVIEAPAPAPAVQAEAPAPAPAPAPAQNQDSAAPNQEAQPRPMTSHEKRKSKFERWKEKQRQRALERQQARQNGQGGNGSNGQYQNNGSNPQNRDRDRDRDRDRNQDNEPQPAKEIELGPPEPANGILELNPKGYGNLRQRDRAYAQHPQDCWVSQDMIRQFGLREGMHIVGVQRKGPRGPQLTEMTEVNNRAPEAMRDLPLFEELKAINPNKRIQLETNKDRLTTRIIDMLTPVGRGQRGLIVAPPRAGKTTLLQHIAEAVTTNHPGMHLMVLLVDERPEEVTEFKRALPNAEIFASSNDQDVKSHTRIAQFAIERAKRLVECGEHVFMLMDSITRMARAFNNTSKTNATMSGGVGVGALEIPRRLFAAARNTRTAGSLTILATALIETGSKMDELIFLEFKGTGNMELVLDRKIAEQFYYPAVNIFKSGTRREELLMQSFQLDKVHMLRRGLAGSKPIDAIQRILTLTERYPSNAQMLVDLPSKPM; from the coding sequence ATGCCCGAAGAAGACACCCAGGCCGCCGCTGAAGCCGAAACCAAGCCCAAGCGCAAACCCGCCGCCAAAAAAGCCGCTGTGAAGAAACCAGTGGCCAAAAAGGCAGCGGCCAAAAAAGCCCCCTCCAAGGCCCCTGCACCTGCTCCCGTCGCTGCTCCGGCTCCTGTCGCTGCTCCTGAGCCCGAAAAGGCTCCAAAAGCCCCCAAGGCACCCGCAGCCAAAAAAGCTGCTCCACGGAAGAAAAAGGCCCCCACTGCAGAAATCTCTCCCGAGCTGCCACTGGAAGAAAAAACGCCCGCTCCGGCCCCAGCAGCCCAGATCGAAGCACCAGTCGTCATCGAGGCACCAGCGCCCGCTCCTGCCGTGCAGGCTGAGGCACCAGCTCCAGCACCTGCGCCCGCTCCGGCCCAAAATCAGGACTCAGCCGCCCCCAATCAGGAAGCGCAGCCCCGCCCCATGACCTCTCATGAGAAGCGGAAATCCAAATTCGAGCGTTGGAAAGAAAAACAGCGCCAGCGTGCCCTGGAGCGCCAGCAAGCCCGTCAGAACGGCCAAGGAGGCAACGGCAGCAATGGCCAATACCAAAACAACGGCTCCAATCCACAAAACCGTGATCGCGACCGCGACAGGGATCGTGACCGCAATCAAGACAACGAGCCACAACCAGCCAAAGAAATCGAACTGGGCCCACCAGAGCCCGCAAACGGCATTTTGGAGCTCAATCCGAAAGGCTACGGCAATCTGCGCCAGCGTGATCGTGCCTATGCACAGCACCCGCAGGACTGCTGGGTCAGTCAGGACATGATCCGCCAGTTCGGCCTGCGTGAGGGCATGCACATCGTCGGCGTCCAGCGCAAAGGCCCACGCGGCCCGCAGCTCACCGAGATGACCGAGGTCAATAACCGCGCCCCAGAGGCCATGCGCGACCTCCCGCTCTTTGAGGAGCTCAAAGCCATCAATCCGAACAAGCGCATCCAGCTGGAGACCAATAAAGACCGCCTCACCACTCGCATCATCGACATGCTCACGCCCGTCGGACGCGGCCAGCGTGGCCTCATCGTCGCCCCACCGCGTGCTGGCAAGACCACGCTGCTCCAGCACATCGCCGAAGCCGTCACCACCAATCATCCCGGCATGCACCTCATGGTCTTGCTCGTCGATGAGCGGCCAGAAGAAGTCACCGAATTCAAGCGTGCGCTTCCGAACGCAGAAATCTTCGCCAGCAGCAACGACCAAGACGTCAAAAGCCACACCCGCATCGCCCAGTTCGCCATAGAGCGAGCAAAGCGCCTCGTCGAGTGCGGGGAGCATGTCTTCATGCTCATGGACAGCATCACCCGCATGGCCCGCGCCTTCAACAACACCTCCAAGACCAACGCCACCATGTCCGGTGGTGTCGGCGTCGGAGCGCTGGAGATCCCGCGTCGCCTTTTCGCCGCTGCACGCAATACCCGCACCGCAGGCAGTCTCACCATCCTGGCCACCGCCCTCATCGAGACTGGCAGCAAAATGGATGAGCTCATCTTCCTGGAATTCAAAGGCACTGGAAACATGGAGCTCGTGCTCGACCGCAAAATCGCCGAGCAATTCTACTACCCAGCCGTGAACATCTTCAAATCCGGCACCCGGCGTGAAGAGCTGCTCATGCAGTCCTTCCAGCTCGATAAAGTACACATGCTCCGCCGCGGACTCGCCGGGTCGAAGCCCATCGATGCCATCCAGCGCATTCTCACGCTGACCGAGCGCTACCCGAGCAATGCGCAGATGCTCGTCGATCTGCCCAGCAAGCCGATGTGA
- a CDS encoding YebC/PmpR family DNA-binding transcriptional regulator — protein sequence MAGHNKWSKIKRTKAVIDAKRGNVFSKLAKEITLAAKSGGGSPDMNARLRSAINAAKAVNMPNDNIDRAVKKGTGELASAALEEILYEAYGPGGVAMMIEIVTDNRNRSANDIRALLSKNNGTFADSGSVAYMFLRRGEVRLDKSAATEDQLIEHALEAGADDIQDEGDDWVVYTPTDKLFQVSNVLRDKNITSRSQKLIYQPQTTVTITDAATAKSLIHLYDLLDEYDDSQNVHANFEIDDSIADQLD from the coding sequence TAAATGGTCCAAGATCAAGCGCACCAAGGCGGTCATCGACGCCAAGCGCGGCAACGTCTTTAGCAAGCTCGCCAAAGAAATCACCCTCGCCGCAAAATCCGGCGGCGGCAGCCCTGACATGAATGCCCGCCTGCGCAGCGCCATCAATGCCGCCAAGGCCGTCAACATGCCCAATGACAACATCGACCGCGCTGTCAAAAAAGGCACCGGAGAGCTGGCCAGCGCCGCGCTGGAAGAAATCCTCTACGAAGCCTACGGCCCCGGCGGCGTCGCCATGATGATCGAAATCGTCACCGATAATCGCAACCGCAGCGCCAACGACATCCGCGCCCTCCTTTCCAAAAACAACGGCACCTTCGCAGACAGCGGCAGCGTCGCCTACATGTTCCTGCGCCGCGGAGAAGTCCGCCTCGATAAATCTGCCGCCACAGAGGACCAGCTCATCGAGCATGCTCTCGAAGCTGGAGCCGATGACATCCAGGACGAAGGCGACGACTGGGTCGTTTACACCCCCACGGACAAGCTCTTTCAGGTCTCCAACGTGCTGCGTGACAAAAACATCACTTCCCGAAGCCAGAAGCTCATCTACCAACCGCAGACCACCGTCACCATCACCGATGCAGCCACTGCCAAGTCGCTCATCCATCTCTACGACTTGCTCGACGAATACGACGACTCCCAAAACGTCCACGCCAATTTTGAAATCGACGACTCCATCGCAGATCAGCTCGACTAA